Part of the Bacteroidota bacterium genome is shown below.
AAACGCTCTTATACAAAACGTGAAGACAAGCCAGCATATAATGACCGTGGGCCTGAAAAACGCTCCTATACAAAACGTGAAGACAAGCCAGCATATAATGACCGTGGGCCTGAAAAACGCTCTTATACAAAACGTGAAGACAAGCCAGCATATAATGACCGTGGGCCTGAAAAACGCTCTTATACAAAACGTGAAGACAAACCAGCATATAATGACCGTGGGCCTGAAAAACGCTCTTATACAAAACGTGAGGACAAACCCTCATATAATGACCGTGGCACAGAGAAACGTACTTATACAAAACGTGAGGACAAACCCTCATATAATGACCGTGGCACAGAGAAACGTACTTATACCAAACGTGAGGACAAACCCTCATATAATGACCGTGGCCCTGAAAAGCGTACCTATACCCAACGTGGCCCAGATTACAATGGTGATAGGTCGAGGGCTAATAAAGAAGGAGGAGAAAGTTTTGATAGAAAGCCTGCAAATAATCATGAGTCCGGCAGTTATGAACGTAAACCTAGGAGTTATGATAGTCGTGAAAAAAGCTATGATAAAAAACCAGCAGGCGATACCCGTGAAAAAGGTAGTTACAATCGTACACCTCGCACTGATAGTACAAAAAGCTATGATAGAAAGCCTGCAAGCGATGGTCGTGACACGAAAAGTTATGACCGTAAGCCGAACTCTTATGATAACCGCGAAAAAAGTTATGATAGAAAACCAAGTGCAGAAGGAAGAAGTTACGATAAACCAGCGTATGATAAGCCTGACTATCCTAAAGCTCCTAAAGCTAAGCAGCCCAAGGCTCCTGATGAAGTCCGCTTAAATAGATATTTATCGAACGCGGGTATTGCCAGTCGCAGAGATGCAGATATTTTTATAGCCGCGGGTTTGGTAAAGGTGAATGGCGTCGTAGTAACCGAAATGGGGGTAAAAGTAAAACCAACGGATGAGGTTATATATAATAATGAAAGATTATCAGGCGAGAAAAAAGTATATTTTTTGATGAATAAACCCAAAGATTATATCACTACCAATGAAGATCCGCAAGGTCGAAAAACAGTATTAGATTTGGTCAAGAATTTTTCGAAGGAACGCGTATTCCCAGTTGGCCGCCTCGACCGCAATACCACGGGTGTATTGGTGTTGACCAATGACGGCGATATAGCACAACGCTTAAGCCATCCAAAATTCGGGGTGAAAAAAGTATATAAAGTAGGTTTGGATAAAAATATAACTCCTGCTATTTTAAATCAATTACGCAATGGTATAGTTTTAGAAGACGGCCCTGTGCAGCTTGACGTGGTTGATTTTATGGATCCCACTGATAAGAAAATTGTAGGCGTAGAAATACATAGTGGTCGCAACCGCATAGTGCGTCGTATGTTCGAGAGTTTGGGATTTGAAGTAATAAGATTAGATCGACTTGCATTTGCTGGTCTTGATAAGAAAGGATTGAAGCGTGGAGAAATTCGCCATTTGACGGATAAAGAAGTGAGCCAGTTAAGGGGGTTGAAATAGTTGTTATTCCATGACGCAATGCACAATCCGATTTAAATGAATTAAATAAAGTATTGTCAGTATAAAGATTACTTTTCCGAAATGAAGGAAATAGATAAAATATTGGCACAAGTTGAAGATTGTATAAGCAACAATTATTAAAAACCTGTCGAAACTGAAAAGGTAGAGTTAAAGGCTACACCACCCAATGCGAAAGGTGCTCATTCTCTACTTCAAAGCGTCAGTGCTTTTTTAAATACCAATGGTGGAATTCTTATAATCGGAATAAAAGAGAATAATAATATTCCAAATAAAAATTACGAGTTAAAAGGATACAATGACGAATTTGAAAGTGCCATTAAAGATATAGGGAAACAGTTTACCGATAAAGACAACAACTCAGTTGACGTGAGCGATTGCATCATAGATTTTGAAGTAAAGAGTTTTAGGTCTTTTTATCCAAAAAGGAAAATTGATTGATGAGAATTTTATATCTTATACCAATTCTTAAACTATAATAGTTCTCCGCCTGTGGCGGACTACATCCCGAAAGCCCCGCTTAATCCCGATAATTATCGGGATGCGGGGTGATTAGTCCCTTTCTTTTGGACTATTATATATTGAGTGTCGGTATTATTTCATCAATACAAACTTTGAACGCAAACCGTCTCTTTTTGACAAACGGTAAGCTTTGAAAAAAGAAAGCATTCTTCGTGTAGTTATGAACCTATAATATATTGAGTGTCGGTATTACTACGCACATCAACCAAAAGCTGAACTAGAGCGTATTGCACATCTAGAAGTACTCATAATTCGTAAAGCGGTTTTATGCAATTACTTTTTTCAACATTATCCTAAACGTGGTCCCCTTATTCAGTTCCGATTCTTTTACGAATACTTTACCCCCATGATAACTTTCTATGATTCGTTTGCTAAGGGTAAGCCCTAAACCCCAACCTCTTTTCTTGGTAGTGAAACCGGGGTTAAATACAGATTTTAATTTGTTGCTTGCTATGCCTTTGCCAGTATCTTTTATATCTATTATAATATACTTGTGGTCCTCTTTTATATCAACAAAAATATTCCCCTTGCCATCCATAGCATCAATGGCATTTTTACATATATTCTCAATCACCCAGTCGAACAGCGACACATTTACATATACCATCAAACTTTCATTTACCGTAACTATACTAAAGTTCACTTGTTTCGATACACGTTTTTCTAGATAGTCAACAGCACGTTCGAGAATATCATATATATTTTGCTCGGTAAGTATAGGGGCACTTCCTATTTTGGAGAAACGGTCAACGATAAGTTCCAGCCTTCTCACATCATTGCTTAGTTCTTCCAATATCTCTGTATTATCACTGCCCGGTGCAGCTTCTTTTATATATTCTATCCAAGCCATAATGCTGGAAACTGGTGTGCCCAATTGATGTGCAGTTTCTTTCGCCATGCCCACCCATATCCGATTCTGTTCGCTTTTGCGAGAGGAGTTAAAAGCTAGATAGCTCACAAAAATGAACAACGAAATAATAATGAGTTGCACATAAGGATAGATAGAAAGCAGGTTAAGTATGGTAGACGTTTCATAATATATATAATTCTT
Proteins encoded:
- a CDS encoding pseudouridine synthase produces the protein KRSYTKREDKPAYNDRGPEKRSYTKREDKPAYNDRGPEKRSYTKREDKPAYNDRGPEKRSYTKREDKPAYNDRGPEKRSYTKREDKPSYNDRGTEKRTYTKREDKPSYNDRGTEKRTYTKREDKPSYNDRGPEKRTYTQRGPDYNGDRSRANKEGGESFDRKPANNHESGSYERKPRSYDSREKSYDKKPAGDTREKGSYNRTPRTDSTKSYDRKPASDGRDTKSYDRKPNSYDNREKSYDRKPSAEGRSYDKPAYDKPDYPKAPKAKQPKAPDEVRLNRYLSNAGIASRRDADIFIAAGLVKVNGVVVTEMGVKVKPTDEVIYNNERLSGEKKVYFLMNKPKDYITTNEDPQGRKTVLDLVKNFSKERVFPVGRLDRNTTGVLVLTNDGDIAQRLSHPKFGVKKVYKVGLDKNITPAILNQLRNGIVLEDGPVQLDVVDFMDPTDKKIVGVEIHSGRNRIVRRMFESLGFEVIRLDRLAFAGLDKKGLKRGEIRHLTDKEVSQLRGLK
- a CDS encoding HAMP domain-containing sensor histidine kinase; this encodes MQDKRTWKILLLIGAITFGFWSLVYTNKLVRTLQREETKKIKQYAEALKLQLTIDEENQDAFNFIKDIIKNNETIPVIYTDASGKLIDFVNLDPERIKDPEYYKDKLEDMRATHTPIVIEFEGMKNYIYYETSTILNLLSIYPYVQLIIISLFIFVSYLAFNSSRKSEQNRIWVGMAKETAHQLGTPVSSIMAWIEYIKEAAPGSDNTEILEELSNDVRRLELIVDRFSKIGSAPILTEQNIYDILERAVDYLEKRVSKQVNFSIVTVNESLMVYVNVSLFDWVIENICKNAIDAMDGKGNIFVDIKEDHKYIIIDIKDTGKGIASNKLKSVFNPGFTTKKRGWGLGLTLSKRIIESYHGGKVFVKESELNKGTTFRIMLKKVIA